A region of Mauremys mutica isolate MM-2020 ecotype Southern chromosome 2, ASM2049712v1, whole genome shotgun sequence DNA encodes the following proteins:
- the LOC123363860 gene encoding fatty acid-binding protein, adipocyte-like, whose amino-acid sequence MCDLFVGIWKFVSSEKFEDYMKELGVGLATRTLGSLAKPTVTISTDGDVITIKTKSTFKNTEVSFKLGEEFEETTADDRKTKSIVTLEEGLLTQVQKWDGKETTIKRKLADGKMIVEYMMNNIICTRVYERA is encoded by the exons ATGTGTGACCTGTTTGTGGGAATCTGGAAGTTTGTCTCCAGTGAAAAATTTGAAGACTACATGAAAGAACTGG GTGTGGGTTTAGCCACCAGGACACTGGGCAGCCTGGCCAAACCCACTGTGACCATCAGCACAGATGGTGATGTGATAACCATCAAAACAAAGAGTACTTTCAAAAATACTGAGGTCTCCTTCAAGTTGGGGGAGGAGTTTGAGGAAACCACAGCAGATGACCGGAAAACCAAG AGCATTGTCACCTTAGAAGAAGGCTTACTAACTCAGGTGCAGAAGTGGGATGGTAAAGAGACCACAATAAAGAGAAAACTAGCAGATGGGAAGATGATTGTG GAATACATGATGAACAATATCATTTGCACTAGAGTCTATGAGAGAGCATGA